One Triticum dicoccoides isolate Atlit2015 ecotype Zavitan chromosome 5B, WEW_v2.0, whole genome shotgun sequence genomic window carries:
- the LOC119306222 gene encoding uncharacterized protein LOC119306222, giving the protein MEAVELSAVVSCECCGLGEECTGEYIVRVRAYFGGRWLCGLCSESVKYEAGRSKRAAAMGVEEAVRAHMAFCRMLRRGGPAERVAEGMCQMLRRRTACGKCQVAMPSSSSRTTPAPVAPLSIGF; this is encoded by the coding sequence ATGGAGGCGGTGGAGTTGTCGGCGGTGGTGAGCTGCGAGTGCTGCGGCCTGGGGGAGGAGTGCACCGGCGAGTACATAGTCCGCGTGAGGGCCTACTTCGGGGGCCGGTGGCTGTGCGGGCTGTGCTCCGAGTCCGTCAAGTACGAGGCCGGCCGCAGCAAGCGCGCGGCGGCGATGGGCGTGGAGGAGGCCGTGCGGGCGCACATGGCCTTCTGCCGCATGCTCAGGCGCGGCGGACCCGCGGAGCGCGTCGCCGAGGGCATGTGCCAGATGCTTAGGCGGCGCACCGCGTGCGGAAAGTGCCAGGTGGCCATGCCATCGTCCTCGTCGCGGACGACGCCGGCGCCGGTGGCGCCGCTGTCGATCGGTTTCTGA